The genomic DNA GCTGAGCTTGACTTTAGAAGGGCAGAAGCCCTTTTTAAAAAGGAGGCCATATCAAGAGCCCAGTATGATAAAGCAAAGACAGCCTATGATGTTGCTCAGGCACAGTTAAGGGCAGCAGAAGAACAGGTGAGGCAGGCACAGAGTTCTATTGAGGCTCAGAAAGCTCTGCTCAAACAGGCAGAGTCATTGAGACCACTGCAGTTAGCAAACATAAAGCAAAAGGAAGCAGTTCTTCAAGCAGCCAGACTTAAACATGAATATACAAAGATTTATGCTCCCTCTGATGGATATATAACAAAAAAATCAGTTGAACAGGGAAATTTGATTCGTGAAGGTCAGCCACTTATGGCAGTAGTTCCTCTTCAGGATGTCTGGATAGTTGCCAATTACAAGGAGACACAGCTTGAAAAAATAAGACCGGGACAGAGGGTAAAGATAAAAGTAGATACCTATCCAGGAAGGGTTTTCTGGGGAAGGGTTGATAGCCTTATGGCAGGCACAGGAGCAGTTTTCAGCCTCTTCCCACCAGAGAATGCAACAGGCAATTATGTAAAGGTGGTTCAGAGGATACCAGTGAAAATAGTTCTTGAGAAAGGCACAGACAGCAAACATATGCTAAGAGTGGGGATGTCTGCAGTGACAACTGTTATTGTTAAAGATGAATAAGTGGCTTATTACCATAACAGTAATGCTTCCCACGCTGATTGAGATCATTGATACATCAGTTGTGAATGTATCACTTGATCACATAAGGGGTAGCCTTTCTGCTGGTATAGAAGAATCCACATGGACAATTACATCCTATCTCGTATCAAATGCCATAATCATACCGATGACAGGATGGTTGAGCAGGAGATTTGGAAGAAAACGATATCTTATATTTTCTATATTCCTTTTCACATTAAGCTCCTTTCTATGTGGTTCAGCCTGGAGTCTCGAGAGTCTGGTCTTTTTTCGTGTACTTCAAGGAATTGGTGGAGGTGCACTACAGCCTCTTAGCCAGTCAATACTTCTTGAGACCTTTCCGCCCCATCAGCACGGAACAGCAATGGCAGCCTTCGGTATAGGTATTATGTTTGGTCCTATTGTAGGTCCGCTTCTTGGTGGCTGGATTACTGATAACTGGTCATGGAGATGGATATTCTATATAAATATTCCAATAGGATTAATATCCATTCTTATGACATTAATCTTTATAAAAGACCCACCTTACATGAAGGGCATGAGGCTCAGGATTGATTACTGGGGGATAATGTTCCTTGCGCTTGGTCTTGGCTCTCTTCAGATTGTCCTTGACAAAGGACAGAGTGAGAACTGGTTTGATTCAAGATTTATCACAACACTTACCACTGTATCTTTTGTCTCTCTTGTAATCTTCGTAATAGTTGAATCTTTTACAAAGCATCCGGTGGTTAATCTGAAGATCTTTAAGAATCTTTCATTCAGTGCTGGCAATATAGTAATGTTTTTTGCCTTTTTTAATCTCTTTGGAAGCATAGTTCTTCTACCAATTTATCTTCAGACACTTATGGGTTATACAGCAACGAAGGCCGGTCTTGTTCTGGGACCAGGAGGTCTTGCAACACTTATTGCAATGCCAGTGGCTGGAAAACTTGTTCACAGAATGAATCCAAAGATATTACTTGGAGCGGGGATACTCATATGTTCTTATGCAACCCATCTCATGTCAAAATTTAATCTTCAGGCAGATTTCTGGAGCATAATCTGGCCCCGGATTGTCCTTGGCATTGGCATGCCTTTTATATTCATCCCTCTAACAATTCTCACCATGGCAGGCATAAAGAAAGAAGAGATGGGAAATGCTACAGGTATATACAATCTTCTTAGAAATCTCGGAGGTAGCTTCGGAGTTGCCTTTGTTACCACTATGCTGCAGAGGAGAGCGCAGTTTCATCAGTACAGGCTTGTGGAAAATCTTACAGTTTTTGACCCTCAGTTTCAGATAGCCTCTGAAAATTTATCTAATATATTTGAGCTTAAGGGATTTGGCCCCTTATCTGAATACTCGG from Thermodesulfovibrionales bacterium includes the following:
- a CDS encoding HlyD family secretion protein, which translates into the protein MEEIINNHRRKKIAAIVFSVIAVTGALILFFYLRYRATHITTDNAYVEGFIHIVSSKVSGTVSAIYVKDNQYVRKGELLLEIDPADYDVKVKEAEAALEAERKRLDEINSRIEAAEKQLEQAVAALEAQKANLELQKANFVQAELDFRRAEALFKKEAISRAQYDKAKTAYDVAQAQLRAAEEQVRQAQSSIEAQKALLKQAESLRPLQLANIKQKEAVLQAARLKHEYTKIYAPSDGYITKKSVEQGNLIREGQPLMAVVPLQDVWIVANYKETQLEKIRPGQRVKIKVDTYPGRVFWGRVDSLMAGTGAVFSLFPPENATGNYVKVVQRIPVKIVLEKGTDSKHMLRVGMSAVTTVIVKDE
- a CDS encoding DHA2 family efflux MFS transporter permease subunit, with the translated sequence MNKWLITITVMLPTLIEIIDTSVVNVSLDHIRGSLSAGIEESTWTITSYLVSNAIIIPMTGWLSRRFGRKRYLIFSIFLFTLSSFLCGSAWSLESLVFFRVLQGIGGGALQPLSQSILLETFPPHQHGTAMAAFGIGIMFGPIVGPLLGGWITDNWSWRWIFYINIPIGLISILMTLIFIKDPPYMKGMRLRIDYWGIMFLALGLGSLQIVLDKGQSENWFDSRFITTLTTVSFVSLVIFVIVESFTKHPVVNLKIFKNLSFSAGNIVMFFAFFNLFGSIVLLPIYLQTLMGYTATKAGLVLGPGGLATLIAMPVAGKLVHRMNPKILLGAGILICSYATHLMSKFNLQADFWSIIWPRIVLGIGMPFIFIPLTILTMAGIKKEEMGNATGIYNLLRNLGGSFGVAFVTTMLQRRAQFHQYRLVENLTVFDPQFQIASENLSNIFELKGFGPLSEYSGLATIYRELLRQSSMLGFNDAFHLLSLMMIGVFLLIFLLKRKTQSPFPDGSRR